From Coffea arabica cultivar ET-39 chromosome 10e, Coffea Arabica ET-39 HiFi, whole genome shotgun sequence, one genomic window encodes:
- the LOC140014958 gene encoding transport inhibitor response 1-like protein, producing MSSEDRSSEMSEDEERPPSSDPATGVGGVKPPRSSSTVHGGDLPCSYISPNPDQVLENVLENVLCFLTSRRDRNAASLVCRSWYRAEALTRSDLFIGNCYAVSPGRVINRFKRVNSVAIKGKPRFADFSLLPADWGANFTPWVNSMGQAYRGLEKVYLKRMSVADEDLAVLAHSFPNFKELVLVCCDGFGTNGLAIVASECRKIRVLDLIESELVEDEVDWISCFPQNGTCLESLIFDCVDSPINFEALERLVVKSPSLKKLRLNRHVTIVQLYRLIVRAPQLTHLGTGSFGPAEIVAQGEQEPDYVSAFAACKSLVCLSGFREINAHYLPAIVPVCANLTSLNLSYATISTEQLKSFIYHCHKLQTLWVLDSVCDEGLQAVAATCKDLHELRVFPIDPREDVEGPVSEVGLLAISEGCRKLQSILYFCQRMTNAAVVAMSKNCPDLVVFRLCIMGRHRPDHLTGEPMDEGFGAIVKNCKKLTRLAVSGLLTDKAFSYIGQYGKLVRTLSVAFAGDGDMSLKYLLEGCPNLQKLEIRDSPFGDLGLLAGLHHYYNMRFLWMSSCRVTRAGCSRIARQLPRLVVEVISSDDDGEGRDIGDYDDVEGRDIGDLVGTLYMYRSLDGPRADAPRFVNIL from the exons atGAGCAGTGAGGATCGCTCTTCCGAAATGTCAGAGGACGAGGAGCGCCCCCCATCCTCAGATCCCGCCACTGGGGTCGGCGGAGTAAAGCCCCCACGTAGTTCCTCAACCGTTCACGGCGGCGATTTGCCCTGCTCCTATATATCCCCGAACCCAGATCAAGTCCTCGAGAATGTGCTGGAAAACGTGCTCTGTTTCTTGACCTCCAGGCGGGACCGCAACGCCGCCTCCCTGGTCTGCAGGTCATGGTACCGTGCGGAGGCTCTGACCAGATCCGACCTCTTCATTGGCAACTGCTATGCTGTGTCGCCTGGTCGGGTCATTAACCGGTTCAAGCGGGTCAACTCGGTGGCCATTAAAGGGAAGCCCAGGTTTGCTGATTTCAGCCTCTTGCCGGCGGATTGGGGGGCTAATTTCACCCCTTGGGTTAATTCTATGGGCCAGGCTTATCGGGGACTGGAGAAAGTTTATCTGAAGCGGATGTCCGTTGCTGATGAGGATCTGGCGGTGCTGGCTCACTCGTTCCCGAATTTCAAGGAGCTGGTTTTGGTTTGTTGTGATGGATTTGGGACTAATGGACTTGCTATTGTGGCCAGCGAGTGCAG GAAGATTAGAGTGCTCGATTTGATTGAGTCAGAGTTGGTAGAAGATGAAGTGGACTGGATTTCATGTTTTCCACAGAATGGAACATGTCTCGAGTCTTTGATATTTGACTGTGTGGACTCCCCTATTAATTTTGAGGCATTGGAGAGACTTGTGGTTAAGTCACCGTCTTTGAAGAAGCTTAGATTGAATCGACATGTAACAATCGTGCAGCTCTATCGTTTGATAGTTCGAGCTCCACAGCTCACCCACTTGGGAACTGGTTCATTTGGCCCCGCAGAGATTGTTGCTCAGGGTGAACAGGAGCCAGACTACGTTTCTGCTTTTGCTGCATGCAAATCTCTAGTTTGCCTTTCTGGATTCAGAGAAATCAATGCTCATTATCTGCCTGCAATAGTTCCAGTGTGTGCTAACCTTACCTCTCTGAATCTTAGCTACGCCACAATCAGTACTGAACAACTGAAATCCTTTATCTATCATTGCCATAAGCTCCAGACTTTGTGG GTGCTTGACTCGGTATGCGATGAAGGACTGCAGGCAGTGGCTGCAACATGTAAGGATCTCCATGAGCTTCGTGTTTTCCCAATTGATCCTCGAGAGGATGTCGAGGGACCTGTTTCTGAAGTGGGTCTTCTCGCAATATCTGAAGGCTGTAGGAAACTGCAATCTATTCTATATTTCTGCCAGCGAATGACAAATGCAGCTGTTGTAGCAATGTCAAAGAACTGTCCTGATCTTGTGGTATTCCGTCTTTGTATCATGGGAAGACACAGGCCTGACCATTTGACTGGAGAACCAATGGATGAAGGTTTTGGTGCCATTGTCAAGAATTGCAAGAAGCTCACTCGGCTTGCCGTATCTGGTTTGCTCACTGACAAGGCTTTCAGTTATATTGGACAATATGGAAAACTAGTGAGGACCTTGTCTGTGGCTTTTGCTGGTGATGGGGACATGTCACTGAAGTATCTTCTTGAGGGCTGCCCAAATTTGCAGAAACTTGAGATAAGAGATAGCCCCTTTGGAGATTTGGGCTTGCTTGCTGGTCTACATCACTATTACAACATGAGGTTCCTGTGGATGTCGTCTTGTAGAGTAACTCGTGCAGGTTGCAGTCGAATTGCTCGCCAATTACCTCGCTTAGTAGTGGAAGTTATTAGCTCAGATGACGACGGAGAAGGAAGGGATATTGGTGATTATGACGACGTAGAAGGAAGGGATATTGGTGATCTTGTTGGGACATTATACATGTATAGGTCTCTTGATGGGCCAAGAGCTGATGCACCAAGATTCGTAAACATCCTGTGA
- the LOC140015358 gene encoding GEM-like protein 1: protein MMDPNPKPNPKPEDHPHSADYAPYPKLDTQDITPPPPTTTDTWTSVPVGSDPPPPPSSQPPQGPNPQTEPASYTAAPRSPQAPPPPAAHPTPGASAATSMPPESNPYVSPAPAGGSGSSVKNTVDSVKDVLGKWGKKAAEATKKGQDLAGNMWQHLKTGPSMADAAVGRIAQGTKIFAEGGYEKVFKQTFETAPEEKLLKYYACYLSTSAGPVMGVLYLSTAKLAFSSDNPLSYKVGEETQWSYYKVVIPLHQLKAVNSSTSKMNSAEKYVQIISIDNHEFWFMGFVNYDSAVKNLQGALSAPLLTSSQPEASRTVRLPD, encoded by the exons ATGATGGATCCCAACCCAAAACCCAACCCGAAACCCGAAGATCATCCTCACTCCGCCGACTACGCTCCGTACCCGAAACTCGATACCCAAGACATAACTCCCCCTCCTCCCACCACTACCGACACCTGGACCTCCGTTCCTGTCGGGtcggatcctcctcctcctccctcgTCCCAACCACCACAAGGTCCAAACCCACAAACAGAACCGGCGTCGTATACTGCTGCTCCCAGGTCTCCCCAAGCTCCACCACCACCTGCAGCTCATCCCACCCCCGGCGCCTCTGCTGCAACCTCCATGCCTCCTGAATCCAACCCCTACGTCTCTCCCGCTCCCGCCGGTGGCTCCGGGTCTTCGGTTAAAA ATACGGTGGACTCCGTAAAGGATGTGCTGGGGAAATGGGGAAAGAAGGCAGCAGAAGCCACGAAAAAGGGCCAGGATCTGGCTGGGAACATGTGGCAACATC TAAAAACGGGCCCAAGTATGGCTGATGCGGCTGTTGGAAGAATAGCTCAGGGAACAAAGATCTTTGCCGAAGGTGGTTATGAGAAAGTATTCAAACAAACATTTGAGACTGCCCCAGAAGAGAAACTTCTTAAATACTACGCCTGTTACCTGTCTACATCTGCTGGTCCTGTCATGGGAGTCCTCTATTTGTCAACTGCAAAGCTAGCATTTTCAAGTGATAATCCCCTTTCTTATAAAGTTGGTGAGGAGACTCAATGGAGCTATTATAAG GTGGTTATCCCGTTGCATCAGCTGAAAGCAGTTAATTCTTCAACAAGTAAAATGAATTCAGCTGAGAAGTATGTACAAATTATCTCCATTGACAACCATGAGTTTTGGTTCATGGGATTTGTAAACTATGATAGTGCAGTAAAAAATTTACAAGGTGCTTTGAGTGCTCCTCTCCTGACTAGCAGTCAGCCTGAGGCCAGTAGAACTGTGCGACTTCCTGACTAG